The following proteins are co-located in the Streptomyces sp. DT2A-34 genome:
- a CDS encoding ROK family protein — protein sequence MARHTARDVRSENRFEVLRALFDLGPSSRQELARHTGLSQATVATLAGQFLAEGVLHIAAVERNAVGRPYERLTINPDRGRIVGVDVAETYVEATVYDLALGVLGRHEAALDEDQNDQAYVVDGIVGAIEAALDADRTERDRIVGVGVSMPGHVHHDAGVSVFAPNWDWHDVHIEELLAERLRLPVYVDNPLKAAILSEMWFGVGRVVDSMAVVNIGTGAGAGIAIEGTLVRGITNNAGEWGHTLLMLDGRPCRCGRHGCVEAYVGAPGLEATLAEIDPSHPALGQPGQRDFVETVAGGLAAGDPVLRELVRRTGRYLAAALGDLVNLLNVPKVTLTGWLPKVLAPWLVPAVRDELPRHVLPGSLPGLTVEVSEVPGNAVCLGMAAFTLEQFLARLGLVSQARTRPQSGAETAQPIG from the coding sequence GTGGCCCGGCACACGGCCCGAGACGTTCGCAGCGAGAACCGTTTCGAGGTGCTGCGCGCACTGTTCGACCTCGGGCCGTCCTCCCGCCAGGAACTCGCCCGGCACACGGGCCTCAGCCAGGCCACCGTGGCGACACTGGCCGGCCAGTTCCTGGCGGAGGGCGTGCTGCACATCGCCGCCGTGGAGCGCAACGCCGTGGGACGGCCGTACGAACGGCTCACGATCAACCCGGACCGGGGCCGCATCGTCGGTGTCGACGTCGCCGAGACCTACGTCGAGGCCACGGTGTACGACCTCGCTCTCGGCGTCCTGGGCCGGCACGAGGCGGCCCTCGACGAGGACCAGAACGACCAGGCGTACGTCGTCGACGGCATCGTCGGCGCGATCGAGGCCGCCCTGGACGCGGACAGGACCGAGCGCGACCGGATCGTGGGAGTCGGGGTCAGCATGCCGGGCCACGTACACCACGACGCCGGGGTCTCCGTCTTCGCGCCGAACTGGGACTGGCACGACGTCCACATCGAGGAACTGCTGGCCGAGCGGCTGCGGTTGCCGGTGTACGTCGACAATCCGCTCAAGGCGGCGATCCTGTCCGAGATGTGGTTCGGCGTCGGACGCGTCGTCGACAGCATGGCCGTGGTCAACATCGGCACCGGGGCCGGCGCCGGCATCGCCATCGAGGGCACCCTCGTCCGCGGCATCACCAACAACGCCGGCGAATGGGGTCACACCCTCCTGATGCTGGACGGTCGCCCGTGCCGCTGCGGCCGACACGGGTGCGTGGAGGCGTACGTCGGCGCTCCCGGCCTGGAGGCGACGCTGGCCGAGATCGACCCGTCCCATCCGGCGCTGGGGCAGCCCGGGCAGCGCGACTTCGTCGAGACCGTCGCCGGCGGGCTGGCCGCGGGGGACCCGGTGCTGCGGGAGCTCGTCCGGCGCACGGGCCGCTATCTCGCCGCGGCCCTCGGCGACCTCGTCAACCTGCTCAACGTCCCGAAGGTGACTCTCACCGGCTGGCTGCCCAAGGTGCTGGCCCCGTGGCTCGTCCCCGCCGTGCGGGACGAACTGCCCCGTCACGTGCTGCCGGGTTCCCTGCCCGGCCTCACCGTCGAGGTGTCCGAGGTGCCCGGCAACGCCGTGTGCCTGGGCATGGCCGCCTTCACCCTGGAGCAGTTCCTCGCCCGGCTCGGCCTGGTCAGCCAGGCCCGGACGCGGCCGCAGTCGGGTGCCGAGACCGCCCAGCCGATCGGCTGA
- a CDS encoding Gfo/Idh/MocA family protein gives MSPSTARRRVAVIGTGAIVSGSHLPALRHHADRAELVAAVDVDRARLDAFRELAGEDVAGYTSTDDMLDAVRPDLVLIGTPPSLHREQTVASLKAGAWVLCEKPLCLSLAEYDDIAAAEEASGAYASVVFQHRYGSGAVHARELIASGELGAPLVAHCQTTWHRDAAYYAVPWRGKWASEGGGPTMGHGIHQFDLLLHLLGPWAEIRAMAARLVHDTESEDVSTALVRFENGALATVVNSVLSPHEVSRIRIDCADATVELTHLYGHRNDDWVYTPAPHVPSERATAWRTPAADLPSSHTAQLGALLDAYDDGVRPPGSGPDARATLDFAAALYKAAFTGSPVLAGEIRPGDRFYPAMHGDHPHWAPKERA, from the coding sequence ATGTCCCCAAGCACCGCCCGCCGCCGCGTCGCCGTGATCGGCACCGGCGCCATCGTCAGCGGCAGCCATCTCCCCGCCCTGAGACACCACGCGGACCGGGCGGAGCTGGTCGCCGCCGTCGACGTGGACCGGGCCAGGCTGGACGCCTTCCGGGAGCTCGCGGGCGAGGACGTCGCCGGGTACACCTCGACGGACGACATGCTGGACGCCGTACGCCCCGACCTCGTCCTGATCGGCACGCCGCCGTCGCTGCACCGGGAGCAGACGGTCGCCTCGCTCAAGGCGGGCGCCTGGGTGCTGTGCGAGAAGCCGCTGTGCCTGTCGCTCGCCGAGTACGACGACATCGCGGCGGCCGAGGAGGCGTCGGGGGCGTACGCGTCGGTCGTCTTCCAGCACCGGTACGGCTCCGGCGCCGTGCACGCCCGGGAGCTGATCGCGAGCGGTGAGCTGGGCGCCCCGCTGGTCGCGCACTGCCAGACGACCTGGCATCGCGACGCCGCGTACTACGCGGTGCCGTGGCGCGGGAAGTGGGCCAGCGAAGGCGGCGGGCCCACCATGGGGCACGGCATCCACCAGTTCGACCTGCTGCTGCACCTGCTCGGGCCATGGGCGGAGATCCGGGCCATGGCCGCGCGCCTGGTCCACGACACCGAGAGCGAGGACGTCTCGACGGCCCTCGTACGCTTCGAGAACGGCGCCCTCGCCACCGTCGTCAACAGCGTGCTGTCCCCGCACGAGGTGAGCCGCATCCGCATCGACTGCGCCGACGCGACGGTCGAGCTCACCCACCTGTACGGCCACCGCAACGACGACTGGGTGTACACCCCGGCCCCGCACGTCCCCTCCGAGCGGGCCACCGCCTGGCGCACCCCGGCCGCGGACCTGCCCAGCTCGCACACGGCGCAGCTCGGCGCCCTCCTCGACGCCTACGACGACGGTGTCCGGCCGCCCGGCAGCGGTCCCGACGCCCGGGCCACCCTCGACTTCGCCGCAGCCCTCTACAAGGCCGCTTTCACGGGGAGCCCGGTGCTCGCGGGCGAGATCCGGCCCGGCGACCGCTTCTACCCGGCCATGCACGGCGACCACCCCCACTGGGCCCCCAAGGAGCGCGCATGA
- a CDS encoding PmoA family protein: MSIRVSHVHGDHIAVEAANGTEILRYVYRPDPEAFESRKPYAHPVRTLAGRTVTGYRPNDHRWHKGLQMTASHLSGQNFWGGNCYVHGEGYLALPERVGSMRHDGFADFAAEDDRLAFTEELTWVENGGEEWAREVRGLTVHSVDEEAGAWALDWSIRLTNLRAVPLAFGSPTTAGREMAGYTGLQWRGPRDFTGGTAFGPDLDGGAGADAGKLMGTQGPWLAFTTEHDDVDGHSTLVFAHAPENLDENAAIHESHWFVRSEPIPTVAFSWAFFEEFELPPGESFAYRYRVVFADGAWDRERVASHLEGMPW; this comes from the coding sequence ATGAGCATCCGCGTCAGCCACGTCCACGGCGACCACATCGCCGTCGAGGCGGCCAACGGCACGGAGATCCTCCGCTACGTCTACCGCCCCGACCCGGAGGCCTTCGAGTCCCGCAAGCCCTACGCCCACCCGGTGCGCACCCTCGCCGGGCGCACCGTGACCGGCTACCGGCCGAACGACCACCGCTGGCACAAGGGCCTGCAGATGACGGCGAGCCATCTGTCCGGGCAGAACTTCTGGGGCGGCAACTGCTATGTCCACGGCGAGGGTTACCTCGCCCTGCCGGAGCGGGTCGGCTCCATGCGGCACGACGGCTTCGCCGACTTCGCGGCCGAGGACGACCGGCTCGCCTTCACCGAGGAGCTCACCTGGGTGGAGAACGGCGGCGAGGAATGGGCGCGCGAGGTGCGCGGGCTGACGGTCCACTCGGTGGACGAGGAGGCCGGCGCCTGGGCTCTGGACTGGTCGATCCGGCTGACCAACCTCCGTGCCGTGCCGCTGGCCTTCGGCTCGCCCACCACAGCCGGCCGTGAGATGGCCGGCTACACCGGACTCCAGTGGCGCGGCCCCCGGGACTTCACCGGCGGCACCGCCTTCGGCCCCGACCTCGACGGGGGAGCGGGCGCGGACGCGGGCAAGCTGATGGGCACCCAGGGGCCGTGGCTGGCCTTCACCACCGAGCACGACGACGTCGACGGGCACTCCACGCTCGTCTTCGCACACGCCCCCGAGAACCTCGACGAGAACGCCGCGATCCACGAGTCACACTGGTTCGTGCGCTCCGAGCCGATCCCTACGGTGGCGTTCTCCTGGGCGTTCTTCGAGGAGTTCGAGCTGCCGCCGGGCGAGTCCTTCGCGTACCGGTATCGCGTCGTGTTCGCCGACGGGGCGTGGGATCGGGAGCGGGTGGCCTCCCACCTGGAGGGAATGCCGTGGTGA
- a CDS encoding cupin — MVKPHLPHPLPGAVGLSHLSAYDWEAADGVCGGSPHLHLVCTEAYVVTGGRGAVQTLSPDGYRDVPLEPGSVAWFTPGTVHRMVQGGDLRITVLMQNSGLPEAGDAVFTFPPEVLADPEKYAAAAAIPPGTGADTAAVARRRRDLAVEGYLALREALVAGDSGPYVEFQRAAARLVRAKVPNWRELWRAGALATAERTGAQLDALEAGEPAYLADATSYETAPTRLGGFGMCGRRDEYNLPGTTLPSGGE; from the coding sequence GTGGTGAAGCCCCACCTTCCGCACCCGCTGCCCGGCGCCGTCGGTCTGTCCCACCTCAGCGCCTACGACTGGGAGGCCGCCGACGGCGTGTGCGGCGGCAGCCCGCATCTGCATCTGGTGTGCACGGAGGCGTACGTCGTCACCGGTGGCCGGGGTGCCGTGCAGACGCTGAGCCCCGACGGCTACCGGGACGTCCCCTTGGAGCCGGGCTCCGTCGCCTGGTTCACGCCCGGGACCGTGCACCGTATGGTCCAGGGCGGCGATCTGCGCATCACCGTGCTGATGCAGAACAGCGGACTGCCCGAGGCGGGCGACGCCGTCTTCACCTTCCCGCCCGAGGTGCTCGCCGACCCCGAGAAGTACGCGGCGGCTGCGGCGATCCCGCCCGGCACGGGAGCGGACACGGCGGCCGTCGCGCGCCGCCGCAGAGACCTCGCCGTAGAGGGCTACCTCGCCCTGCGCGAGGCGCTCGTCGCCGGTGACAGCGGCCCGTACGTCGAGTTCCAGCGTGCCGCCGCCCGCCTCGTGCGCGCCAAGGTGCCGAACTGGCGGGAGCTTTGGCGGGCGGGTGCGCTGGCCACGGCCGAACGCACCGGCGCTCAGCTCGACGCGCTGGAGGCCGGTGAGCCGGCGTATCTCGCCGACGCGACCTCGTACGAGACCGCGCCCACCAGGCTCGGCGGCTTCGGCATGTGCGGCCGCCGGGACGAGTACAACCTGCCAGGGACGACGCTGCCGTCCGGCGGCGAATAG
- a CDS encoding ABC transporter substrate-binding protein encodes MPGHRTKGFCASAAALVLCAVLAGCTGSGESVGGGKVVLRYTWWGNPDRAERTEQAVALFEKQHPNIQVQTSFSAYEAYKQKLATQAAGGDAPDVMQLDYRQIDQYASGGVLLDLAEQQAVLRTGEIDAGLLATGRLDDTQYAIPQGRATETVAYDVKAWKASGVPLPGRSWTWSEWADAMRALAKKTGKPGATDPGQSEDCFEVWLRGQGKSLYTEDGGLGFTADDLTRWWTFTDELRRAGAVSPAEQTTQLDGSVENTPLGRGEATSDANWDAPASGFLALIPGGVALAPMPSGEDGTPGQYFKPSMFLGVGANTAHPKEAAQLVDFLINDEQAGKILGATRGIPVNESVREAIEPQLKDFDKTIADYQASLEGSLKDPPQAPPSGDNALQATFQRDYDQVSYERMSPREAAENYVTEAKAELRS; translated from the coding sequence ATGCCCGGACACAGGACAAAGGGGTTCTGCGCGTCGGCCGCCGCACTCGTGCTCTGCGCGGTGCTGGCGGGCTGCACAGGATCCGGGGAGTCGGTCGGCGGCGGCAAGGTCGTGCTGCGCTACACGTGGTGGGGCAACCCCGACCGCGCGGAGCGCACCGAGCAGGCCGTCGCCCTGTTCGAGAAACAGCACCCCAACATCCAGGTGCAGACGTCGTTCTCGGCCTACGAGGCCTACAAGCAGAAGCTCGCCACGCAGGCCGCCGGCGGCGACGCCCCCGACGTGATGCAGCTCGACTACCGGCAGATCGACCAGTACGCCTCCGGCGGTGTCCTGCTCGACCTCGCCGAGCAGCAGGCCGTACTGCGCACCGGTGAGATCGACGCGGGCCTGCTCGCCACCGGCCGGCTGGACGACACGCAGTACGCGATCCCCCAGGGCCGCGCCACCGAGACCGTCGCCTACGACGTCAAGGCGTGGAAGGCGTCCGGGGTGCCGCTCCCGGGCCGGAGCTGGACCTGGAGCGAGTGGGCCGACGCCATGCGGGCCCTGGCGAAGAAGACCGGCAAGCCCGGCGCCACCGACCCCGGCCAGAGCGAGGACTGCTTCGAGGTCTGGCTGCGCGGGCAGGGCAAGTCCCTCTACACCGAGGACGGCGGGCTCGGCTTCACCGCCGACGACCTGACCCGCTGGTGGACCTTCACCGACGAACTCCGGCGCGCGGGCGCCGTCTCGCCCGCCGAGCAGACCACCCAGCTCGACGGCTCCGTGGAGAACACCCCGCTGGGGCGCGGCGAGGCCACGTCCGACGCCAACTGGGATGCTCCGGCCAGCGGGTTCCTCGCCCTCATACCCGGCGGCGTCGCGCTCGCGCCGATGCCGTCCGGCGAGGACGGCACCCCCGGCCAGTACTTCAAGCCGTCGATGTTCCTGGGCGTCGGAGCCAACACCGCTCACCCGAAGGAGGCGGCACAGCTCGTCGACTTCCTCATCAACGACGAGCAGGCGGGGAAGATCCTCGGCGCCACCCGAGGCATCCCCGTCAACGAGTCCGTCCGCGAGGCGATCGAGCCGCAGCTCAAGGACTTCGACAAGACGATCGCCGACTACCAGGCCTCCCTGGAGGGCTCCCTCAAGGACCCGCCGCAGGCCCCGCCCTCGGGGGACAACGCCCTGCAGGCCACCTTCCAGCGCGACTACGACCAGGTGTCGTACGAGCGCATGTCGCCACGCGAGGCGGCCGAGAACTACGTCACCGAGGCGAAGGCGGAGCTGAGGTCATGA
- a CDS encoding carbohydrate ABC transporter permease, producing MTTTDIPAPAARKPGATTAPKRRPKRESQGPAWVFLSPWVLGAIVLTLLPMAVSLYLSFTDYDLFNPPRWVGLRNYVQMFTEDPRYWRSVLTTLTYVVIAVPLQLALALVVALALKGMKRGKGFYRSAFYAPSLLGASMSIALVWRAIFNDGGTVDNLLGTGGWVNKPGWALLAVALLTVWQFGAPMVIFLAGLQQIPGELYEAAAVDGAGKWRQFLSVTVPMLSPVLFFNLVLQTIQAFQVFTPAFALSAGKGGPADSTLVYTLYLYDRGFVASHMGYASAMAWVLLIVLGAVTAVLFRTSRSWVFYASEGDR from the coding sequence ATGACCACCACCGACATCCCCGCGCCCGCTGCCAGGAAACCGGGGGCCACCACCGCCCCGAAGCGTCGCCCCAAGCGCGAAAGCCAGGGCCCCGCCTGGGTGTTCCTGTCCCCGTGGGTGCTGGGTGCCATCGTCCTGACGCTGCTGCCGATGGCCGTGTCGCTGTATCTGTCCTTCACCGACTACGACCTGTTCAACCCGCCGCGCTGGGTGGGCCTGCGCAACTACGTCCAGATGTTCACCGAGGACCCGCGCTACTGGCGGTCGGTGCTGACCACCCTGACGTACGTCGTCATCGCCGTGCCCCTGCAACTGGCGCTGGCCCTCGTCGTCGCGCTCGCCCTGAAAGGCATGAAACGCGGCAAGGGCTTCTACCGGTCGGCCTTCTACGCCCCCTCGCTGCTCGGCGCGTCGATGTCCATCGCCCTCGTCTGGCGCGCGATCTTCAACGACGGCGGCACGGTGGACAACCTGCTCGGCACCGGCGGCTGGGTCAACAAACCCGGCTGGGCGCTGCTCGCCGTAGCACTGCTGACGGTGTGGCAGTTCGGGGCGCCGATGGTCATCTTCCTGGCCGGCCTCCAGCAGATCCCGGGCGAGCTGTACGAGGCGGCGGCCGTCGACGGGGCGGGGAAGTGGCGGCAGTTCCTGTCCGTCACGGTGCCGATGCTGTCACCCGTCCTGTTCTTCAACCTCGTACTCCAGACCATCCAGGCCTTCCAGGTCTTCACGCCCGCCTTCGCGCTCAGCGCGGGCAAGGGCGGCCCCGCCGACTCGACCCTCGTCTACACCCTCTACCTCTACGACCGCGGCTTCGTCGCCTCCCACATGGGCTACGCCTCCGCCATGGCCTGGGTGCTGCTGATCGTCCTCGGCGCCGTCACGGCGGTGCTGTTCCGCACCTCGCGCTCCTGGGTCTTCTACGCCTCCGAGGGGGACCGATGA
- a CDS encoding carbohydrate ABC transporter permease produces MTTTTTPVVRKPVAWGRIALHVGCLAALLVMLYPLAWLLATSLKPADEVIASLDLLPGRLEWSNYSTALDGVNDVSIWRLLTNSLLIAGGAVLGNVVSCSLAAYAFARLRFRFRGPLFAFMIATIMLPHHAVLIPQYIIFNQLGLVNTYWPLILPKFLATEAFFVFLIVQFMRGLPRELEEAARIDGCGPFRSFFKVVLPLTRPALITTAIFTFIWTWNDFFTQLIYLFDPDKFTLTLALRSFVDASSTSAFGPMFAMSVIALLPIVLFFLAFQRLLVEGMASSGLKG; encoded by the coding sequence ATGACCACCACCACAACTCCGGTTGTCCGCAAGCCCGTTGCCTGGGGCCGGATCGCCCTGCACGTCGGCTGTCTGGCCGCGCTGCTGGTCATGCTGTACCCGCTGGCGTGGCTGCTGGCGACCTCGCTCAAGCCCGCCGACGAGGTCATCGCGAGCCTCGACCTGCTGCCCGGCCGCCTGGAGTGGTCGAACTACTCCACCGCCCTGGACGGCGTCAACGACGTGTCCATCTGGCGGCTGCTGACCAACTCGCTGCTGATCGCGGGCGGCGCGGTCCTCGGCAACGTCGTCAGCTGCTCGCTCGCCGCCTATGCCTTCGCACGCCTGCGATTCCGCTTCCGGGGGCCGCTGTTCGCGTTCATGATCGCGACGATCATGCTGCCGCACCATGCGGTGCTGATCCCGCAGTATATCATCTTCAACCAGCTCGGCCTGGTGAACACCTACTGGCCGCTGATCCTGCCGAAGTTCCTCGCCACCGAGGCCTTCTTCGTCTTCCTCATCGTGCAGTTCATGCGCGGCCTGCCGCGCGAGCTGGAGGAGGCGGCCCGTATCGACGGCTGCGGCCCGTTCCGCAGCTTCTTCAAGGTCGTGCTCCCGCTCACCCGCCCCGCGCTGATCACGACCGCCATCTTCACCTTCATCTGGACCTGGAACGACTTCTTCACCCAGCTCATCTACCTCTTCGACCCGGACAAGTTCACGCTCACGCTCGCCCTGCGATCGTTCGTGGACGCGTCCAGCACCTCGGCGTTCGGCCCGATGTTCGCGATGTCCGTGATCGCGCTGCTGCCGATCGTGCTGTTCTTCCTCGCCTTCCAGCGCCTGCTGGTGGAGGGCATGGCCAGCTCCGGGCTCAAGGGGTGA
- a CDS encoding DUF4328 domain-containing protein has translation MSSVGLLAAAVGALALVALCDLFSLFAGFRLRAVIDADGGFVTAPQQAYAAAASLYETAGRYQGMVYLPCAIVFVVWFFRMRRNTGLLAPDRFRNGPGWAVGAWLIPLVNLWMPYRIALDMWGAATLLPSDGERYRARTWPVNLWWGLFAFSLLFNRYAGTTYQNAETPAEIKDAVTQYMAADLVHILAAAAAVHFAVRLTGMQRLKVMEGPYRSEVVKGASA, from the coding sequence ATGTCGTCCGTCGGTCTTCTGGCCGCAGCCGTCGGGGCGCTCGCTCTGGTGGCCCTCTGCGACCTGTTCAGCCTGTTCGCCGGATTCCGGCTCCGGGCGGTGATCGACGCGGACGGCGGCTTCGTCACAGCCCCGCAGCAGGCGTACGCAGCTGCTGCCTCGCTGTACGAGACGGCCGGCAGATACCAGGGCATGGTGTACCTGCCCTGCGCGATCGTCTTCGTCGTCTGGTTCTTCCGTATGCGCCGCAACACCGGACTTCTGGCGCCGGACCGGTTCCGCAACGGACCCGGGTGGGCCGTCGGAGCCTGGCTCATCCCGCTGGTGAACCTCTGGATGCCGTACCGCATCGCCCTCGACATGTGGGGCGCCGCCACTTTGCTGCCGTCCGACGGCGAGCGGTACCGGGCGCGGACCTGGCCGGTGAACCTGTGGTGGGGTCTGTTCGCCTTCAGCCTCCTGTTCAACCGGTACGCCGGGACGACATACCAGAACGCCGAGACGCCGGCGGAGATCAAGGACGCGGTGACGCAGTACATGGCCGCCGACCTGGTGCACATCCTCGCCGCCGCTGCCGCCGTCCACTTCGCCGTCCGGCTCACCGGCATGCAGCGGCTCAAGGTGATGGAGGGGCCGTACCGGTCCGAGGTCGTCAAGGGCGCGTCGGCCTGA
- a CDS encoding heavy-metal-associated domain-containing protein, with protein sequence MSTTTYAVSGMSCAHCKAALTKVIGELDGVTDVGVDLASGQVTVTSAAEPDDALIAEVVDDAGYELTGRAA encoded by the coding sequence ATGTCCACCACCACGTACGCCGTCTCCGGCATGAGCTGCGCGCACTGCAAGGCCGCGCTCACCAAGGTCATCGGCGAGCTGGACGGCGTCACCGACGTCGGCGTGGATCTCGCGAGCGGCCAGGTCACCGTCACCAGTGCCGCCGAGCCCGACGACGCCCTGATCGCCGAGGTCGTCGACGACGCCGGCTACGAGCTGACCGGCCGCGCGGCCTGA
- a CDS encoding iron chelate uptake ABC transporter family permease subunit has product MTTRAPARTGPRARSHVVRSRSHRFSLRVDVRAVTVCVLVLAATAAAGVLALGTGEYTISPADVVRTLLGNGSPRTDFVVNDLRLPRLITGILVGAALGLSGALFQSLTRNPLGSPDIVGFTYGSATGGLLVVLLVGGTGGQIAVGAVGGGLATAVLVYLLAWRQGIHGYRLVLVGIGVSALLQGVNAYLLAKARFTQAAQAMVWLNGSLNGRGWQDVRPAAFGLLVVLPLVALAASRLKILEMGDDVAGGLGVPVQRTRLVILVLATAACAVATAAAGPIPFVALIAPQLARRLTRAPGPNLLAATCTGAFLVVTADFASQRIHESAQLPVGVVTAVVGGVYLGLLLRRQRRVGRI; this is encoded by the coding sequence ATGACGACCCGGGCACCGGCTCGCACCGGTCCGCGCGCCCGTTCGCATGTCGTACGGAGCCGCTCGCACCGTTTCTCCCTGCGGGTGGACGTGCGCGCGGTGACGGTCTGCGTGCTGGTGCTGGCCGCCACCGCCGCAGCCGGCGTCCTCGCGCTCGGCACCGGCGAGTACACGATCTCCCCGGCGGACGTGGTCCGCACCCTGCTGGGCAACGGCAGCCCGCGCACCGACTTCGTGGTCAACGACCTCAGGCTGCCCCGCCTGATCACCGGCATCCTGGTCGGTGCGGCGCTCGGCCTGAGCGGTGCCCTCTTCCAGAGCCTGACCCGCAATCCGCTGGGCAGCCCGGACATCGTGGGCTTCACCTACGGCTCCGCCACCGGAGGCCTGCTGGTGGTCCTGCTCGTCGGCGGCACCGGCGGGCAGATCGCCGTCGGGGCGGTGGGCGGTGGCCTCGCGACCGCGGTCCTCGTGTATCTGCTGGCGTGGCGGCAGGGCATCCACGGCTACCGGCTGGTGCTGGTCGGTATCGGGGTGAGTGCCCTGCTCCAGGGGGTGAACGCCTATCTCCTGGCCAAGGCCCGGTTCACCCAGGCCGCGCAGGCGATGGTGTGGCTCAACGGCAGCCTCAACGGCCGGGGTTGGCAGGACGTCCGGCCGGCCGCCTTCGGTCTGCTCGTGGTGCTGCCGCTGGTGGCGCTCGCCGCGAGCCGGCTGAAGATTCTGGAGATGGGCGACGACGTGGCGGGCGGGCTCGGGGTGCCGGTGCAGCGGACGCGGCTGGTGATCCTGGTGCTGGCCACGGCGGCCTGCGCGGTGGCCACCGCCGCGGCCGGCCCGATCCCGTTCGTGGCCCTCATCGCCCCCCAGCTGGCCCGCCGCCTCACCCGGGCCCCCGGGCCCAACCTCCTCGCGGCCACCTGCACCGGAGCATTCCTCGTGGTCACCGCCGACTTCGCCTCCCAACGCATCCATGAGTCGGCGCAGTTGCCGGTCGGCGTGGTGACCGCGGTCGTCGGCGGGGTGTACCTGGGGTTGCTGCTGCGCAGGCAGCGGCGGGTGGGGCGGATCTGA
- a CDS encoding iron ABC transporter permease codes for MATEAGTAPLVQSGKTKKTAKQSPRRRNSTRTLAVLGALLLLLTAVMLSLAVGSRALAPSVVVDALLHDDGSTAASVVWDVRVPRTLAGIAAGAALGVAGALIQALTRNPLADPGLLGINAGAATGVVLSLTVLGITSLWASVWFAMVGAVVAGLLVYSLASGGRGGATPERLALGGAVVAAVFTGISQTLMLLDAQALDQLRFWSVGSLARADSETLTTIAPFVAVGLVLALALVRPLNALALGDDGARALGAHVDGTRFLGLAAMTLLCGAATSAVGPLVFVGLAVPHIARMIAGADQRWTLPLSLLLAPALLLFADVLGRIAVRPDELDAGVVTAVVGAPVFIALVRYRRTVTA; via the coding sequence GTGGCAACTGAGGCCGGTACGGCCCCTCTTGTACAGTCCGGCAAGACGAAGAAGACGGCGAAACAGTCCCCCAGGCGCCGGAACTCGACCCGGACTCTGGCCGTGCTCGGCGCCCTGCTCCTGTTGCTGACCGCCGTCATGCTCAGCCTCGCGGTCGGCTCACGCGCCCTGGCCCCGTCCGTCGTGGTCGACGCGCTGCTGCATGACGACGGGTCGACCGCGGCCTCGGTGGTCTGGGACGTCCGCGTGCCGCGCACCCTGGCCGGTATCGCGGCCGGCGCCGCGCTCGGCGTCGCGGGCGCGCTCATCCAGGCGCTCACCCGCAATCCGCTGGCCGATCCGGGACTGCTCGGCATCAACGCGGGCGCCGCCACCGGAGTGGTGCTGTCCCTCACCGTGCTGGGCATCACGAGCCTGTGGGCGTCGGTGTGGTTCGCCATGGTGGGCGCGGTGGTGGCGGGGCTGCTGGTGTACTCGCTGGCCTCGGGCGGTCGCGGCGGCGCCACACCGGAGCGGCTCGCCCTCGGCGGTGCGGTGGTCGCCGCCGTGTTCACCGGCATCAGCCAGACGCTGATGCTGCTCGACGCCCAGGCGCTGGACCAACTGCGGTTCTGGAGCGTGGGTTCGCTCGCCCGGGCCGACAGCGAGACCCTCACGACGATCGCGCCGTTCGTCGCGGTCGGTCTGGTGCTCGCACTGGCGCTGGTCCGGCCGCTGAACGCGCTGGCGCTGGGCGACGACGGCGCCCGGGCGCTGGGCGCCCATGTGGACGGCACACGCTTCCTCGGCCTCGCGGCCATGACGCTGCTGTGCGGTGCGGCGACCTCGGCCGTGGGGCCGCTGGTCTTCGTGGGCCTCGCCGTCCCGCACATCGCCCGCATGATCGCCGGGGCCGACCAGCGCTGGACGCTGCCGCTGTCCCTGCTCCTCGCGCCCGCCCTGCTGCTCTTCGCGGACGTCCTCGGCCGGATCGCCGTACGCCCCGACGAACTGGACGCGGGCGTGGTCACCGCGGTGGTCGGCGCACCGGTGTTCATCGCCCTGGTCCGCTACCGCCGGACGGTGACCGCATGA